One genomic region from Metallosphaera tengchongensis encodes:
- a CDS encoding STK_08120 family protein, producing the protein MLIQREAKVSHEIGPVHTILSDPAFVIPRVLPPVKVIEVTGNSFKGSGQHFVYLFGISGTVYRGVDITYVFSIKGNGTGNGRIVISPGSLLKFTLEYEGYMERNLRLFSASKWVDNFLKNLDEDIRIERIRRKI; encoded by the coding sequence ATGCTAATACAAAGGGAAGCTAAGGTGTCCCATGAAATAGGTCCAGTGCACACCATATTATCGGACCCAGCCTTCGTGATACCTAGAGTGCTCCCTCCAGTTAAAGTCATCGAGGTTACCGGTAACTCGTTTAAAGGTTCAGGTCAGCACTTTGTCTACCTGTTTGGGATATCTGGGACCGTCTACAGGGGAGTGGACATAACTTACGTCTTCTCCATTAAGGGGAATGGCACTGGAAACGGAAGGATAGTGATCAGCCCAGGGAGTCTCCTTAAATTTACCCTGGAATACGAGGGTTATATGGAGAGAAATTTGCGTCTTTTCTCAGCGTCCAAATGGGTGGATAACTTCCTGAAGAACCTAGATGAAGATATACGAATTGAAAGGATTAGGAGGAAGATCTAG
- a CDS encoding acetoacetate decarboxylase family protein codes for MQFEPDFTLPLTKTGKSQTVFPPPWYYGVTYIAAHVKLAGVGNLIPEFFRADGEGWVYIAEFISTSEHNWDFMYKEPDLVQYMEAAIGLKVEYEGRNYLYFPFMWVDKDWALVRGWLDGYPKKLANIRMTRLHPLLPKYNKVEPGLRLGGYATRGGGVMVRMEVQLKEKTDSLPLKDFGPLINIRRYPTRGDGEKDVYEVVSRQRDESKYGEIWKGDAKVTLEGYVNDELENVSVQQVYGGYYYPLYFRVSKTILLKRVEKVQVQS; via the coding sequence ATGCAATTCGAACCTGATTTCACCCTTCCCCTAACTAAAACAGGGAAGTCCCAGACAGTCTTCCCACCACCTTGGTACTATGGAGTTACGTATATCGCAGCGCACGTAAAGTTAGCAGGAGTTGGCAACCTCATCCCTGAATTTTTTAGGGCAGACGGTGAAGGTTGGGTCTACATAGCTGAATTCATCTCCACGTCGGAGCACAACTGGGATTTCATGTACAAGGAGCCAGACCTGGTGCAGTATATGGAAGCTGCCATCGGTCTAAAGGTCGAGTATGAGGGGCGGAACTATCTCTATTTTCCCTTTATGTGGGTGGACAAGGATTGGGCCCTTGTGAGAGGTTGGTTGGACGGATACCCCAAAAAACTAGCCAACATTAGGATGACCAGGCTGCATCCTCTACTTCCCAAGTACAACAAGGTAGAACCTGGACTGAGGTTGGGAGGATACGCTACGAGGGGAGGGGGTGTAATGGTAAGAATGGAGGTCCAGTTGAAGGAAAAAACTGACTCCCTCCCATTAAAGGACTTTGGGCCCTTGATAAACATAAGGAGATATCCTACTAGAGGTGATGGTGAGAAGGACGTATATGAAGTGGTGAGCAGGCAAAGGGACGAGAGCAAATACGGCGAAATCTGGAAGGGAGATGCTAAGGTCACCCTTGAAGGATATGTAAATGACGAGCTCGAAAACGTTTCAGTACAGCAGGTCTACGGCGGATATTATTATCCCTTGTACTTTAGGGTCTCTAAGACAATCTTGTTGAAGAGAGTAGAAAAGGTCCAGGTTCAGTCCTAA
- a CDS encoding flavin reductase family protein codes for MQELLKEVMRNFPLGVAVVTTNWNGKLVGMTVNTFNSLSMNPPLVLFSADRTKGNDVPFRETKNFGVNLLDKKELLDRFAYQPVDKRFNDVKFFRFQDIPLLENSYAYVVADKREVVDIGDHSLVIGEVIQAKVLREPEPIVYFKRDYWRLMKDI; via the coding sequence ATCCAGGAACTCCTTAAGGAGGTGATGAGGAACTTCCCATTGGGCGTTGCAGTAGTTACCACAAACTGGAACGGGAAACTCGTAGGTATGACAGTAAACACTTTCAACTCCCTTTCCATGAATCCTCCCCTTGTTCTTTTCTCCGCCGACAGGACTAAGGGAAACGATGTCCCCTTTAGAGAGACGAAGAACTTTGGGGTGAACTTACTTGATAAGAAAGAGCTTCTAGATAGGTTCGCTTACCAACCAGTAGACAAGAGGTTCAACGACGTCAAGTTCTTCAGATTTCAAGATATTCCTTTGCTGGAGAACAGTTACGCCTACGTCGTCGCCGACAAAAGAGAGGTTGTTGACATTGGGGACCATTCCCTAGTAATAGGTGAAGTGATTCAGGCGAAGGTGCTGAGGGAACCTGAGCCAATCGTTTACTTCAAGAGGGACTATTGGAGGCTTATGAAAGATATTTAG
- a CDS encoding MFS transporter produces MAEKSVKAGEIIARMDRIPIWSLSYIFIGILGMGFLFTFFDIFDINVSFIQTALTIFHVTSPSSPEIGVLLGPAVLLNLVGYIIGSLFLSPMSDRIGRRNMLMITMAITGLGSLYNALSNDYLNFILARTITGIGVGADLAIVNTYIGEVAPVNGRAKYTSFVFLFSTIGAGLGLWLGLLLTTPPAPFPLGLPFALGGSGFLAVNGWRVMYGIGALLALIGLILRFNLPESPRWLISRGRLEDAENVVRYMEATAKRKIRELPPLPSVIPPLVIERLSYKESLKAIFGNSRYLRRLAVLVPMWFFGYMTVYVLAAGLTTILASLGYPPPEAGIIASFGDIGFILCALTIIAVGDKMERKRWTVISVLFTIIGGLIIALAKTDLPLSFIGSMVLFYGFNLWVPVSYAWSAESFPTRARATGFALTDGLGHIGGGIGTVVIASLIASLVAGGISTGLAVEVFLLIALFQVISAGIAVGLGHNTSNKRLDEISP; encoded by the coding sequence ATGGCTGAAAAGTCCGTTAAAGCGGGGGAAATAATTGCTAGAATGGATAGAATACCCATCTGGTCTCTCTCCTACATTTTTATAGGAATATTAGGGATGGGGTTTCTGTTTACCTTTTTTGACATCTTCGATATCAACGTCTCGTTCATTCAGACCGCATTGACAATATTTCACGTAACTTCTCCTTCATCTCCTGAGATAGGCGTCTTGCTAGGTCCTGCAGTCCTGCTAAACTTGGTAGGTTATATCATAGGTTCCCTTTTCCTGTCTCCAATGTCTGATAGAATAGGGAGAAGGAACATGTTAATGATAACTATGGCAATCACGGGTTTAGGTAGCTTGTATAACGCTCTGTCAAACGATTACCTCAACTTTATCTTAGCCAGAACCATTACCGGGATAGGGGTCGGGGCCGACCTAGCAATTGTAAACACCTACATAGGAGAGGTAGCCCCAGTAAACGGAAGGGCGAAATACACTAGTTTTGTTTTCCTCTTCTCAACGATAGGAGCCGGTCTAGGTCTTTGGCTAGGGTTGCTCCTAACTACACCCCCTGCACCTTTCCCTCTTGGATTGCCCTTCGCCTTGGGCGGTTCAGGCTTCCTGGCCGTAAACGGATGGAGGGTAATGTACGGTATTGGTGCACTTTTGGCTCTCATAGGTCTGATCCTAAGGTTCAACCTTCCTGAATCTCCCAGATGGTTAATCTCCAGAGGTAGGCTCGAGGACGCAGAAAACGTAGTGAGATACATGGAGGCGACAGCTAAGAGGAAGATAAGAGAGCTCCCACCACTCCCATCTGTAATTCCACCGCTAGTGATTGAAAGGCTCTCCTACAAGGAGTCGTTAAAGGCCATATTTGGAAACTCGAGATACCTCAGAAGGTTAGCTGTATTGGTCCCAATGTGGTTCTTCGGCTACATGACGGTTTATGTACTAGCAGCTGGGCTCACCACCATATTAGCTTCCTTAGGCTATCCTCCACCTGAGGCAGGAATAATAGCCTCCTTCGGTGACATCGGTTTCATACTATGTGCCTTGACCATAATAGCAGTAGGGGACAAGATGGAGAGGAAGAGGTGGACTGTCATCTCGGTGTTGTTTACCATAATAGGAGGTCTCATAATAGCCCTGGCTAAAACTGACCTTCCATTATCTTTCATCGGATCTATGGTGCTGTTCTACGGATTTAACCTATGGGTTCCAGTCTCCTACGCATGGAGTGCGGAGAGTTTCCCCACGAGGGCAAGGGCTACAGGTTTCGCCTTAACCGATGGTTTAGGTCATATAGGAGGTGGGATAGGAACAGTAGTTATAGCCTCCCTGATTGCCTCCCTTGTAGCTGGTGGAATATCCACGGGGTTGGCAGTTGAGGTGTTCCTGCTCATCGCCCTATTCCAAGTCATATCAGCAGGGATAGCAGTGGGTTTGGGACACAACACAAGCAATAAGAGGTTGGACGAAATATCTCCATAG
- a CDS encoding helix-turn-helix domain-containing protein, with amino-acid sequence MQLKKVTITLKHEDCWTSDIEDRTVTLNLEVYPEKGYLRSWLLAPSGKFGREFRGHNSVKKVNRVLEAKEYSLIDFLNIYEGSVAGILYNMEVLILGNYNVAGEETWSFVTGKTTLNEVRGMLSSIGEVSAFLVEDYLPKFPFLTDMERRAFSLALNRGYLEYPREVEAEDLARILGVSKVTFLYHWRNAQRKIMKFFAEHYRP; translated from the coding sequence ATGCAGTTAAAGAAAGTTACAATAACTTTGAAACATGAGGACTGTTGGACATCAGATATAGAAGATAGAACAGTTACTCTGAACCTGGAGGTCTACCCGGAAAAGGGCTACCTGAGGAGCTGGCTCCTTGCGCCATCAGGGAAATTTGGAAGGGAATTCAGAGGGCACAACTCAGTCAAGAAAGTGAACAGGGTTCTGGAAGCTAAGGAGTACAGCCTCATAGACTTCTTAAATATTTATGAAGGGTCGGTAGCAGGGATCCTTTACAACATGGAAGTACTAATCTTGGGAAATTACAATGTTGCAGGGGAGGAGACGTGGAGCTTTGTGACCGGAAAGACGACCTTAAACGAGGTCAGGGGCATGCTTTCATCCATAGGTGAAGTGTCGGCTTTCCTGGTAGAGGATTACTTACCGAAATTCCCCTTCCTCACTGATATGGAGAGGAGGGCCTTCAGCTTAGCCCTGAACAGGGGTTACCTTGAGTACCCCAGGGAAGTGGAGGCAGAGGATTTGGCAAGAATACTGGGGGTCAGTAAGGTAACGTTTCTTTACCATTGGAGGAACGCCCAGCGGAAGATCATGAAATTCTTTGCAGAACATTATAGACCGTAA
- a CDS encoding vitamin K epoxide reductase family protein gives MRSNSLKLGLAVLCILGMIISSYLTYETYSGSIDNGYCNINSYINCGNVASSVYSRFFGIPDAVLGVSWFVLMLISGLFRRDLLLYIWILGITFVVYLMYTEIFLIHSICIFCTSAHVLAFSMGYFVLKGRTS, from the coding sequence ATGCGTTCAAACTCTCTAAAGTTAGGCCTCGCTGTCCTATGTATACTCGGCATGATCATCTCTTCATATTTGACCTATGAAACTTATTCCGGGTCCATTGACAATGGATATTGCAACATAAATAGCTACATAAATTGCGGTAATGTGGCTTCAAGCGTTTACTCGAGGTTTTTCGGTATCCCAGACGCTGTACTGGGAGTTTCCTGGTTTGTTTTGATGTTAATCTCTGGGCTATTCAGGAGGGATCTGTTACTGTACATTTGGATATTGGGGATTACATTCGTTGTCTACTTGATGTACACTGAGATTTTTTTGATCCATTCAATATGCATATTCTGCACCTCCGCTCACGTATTGGCCTTTTCAATGGGATACTTCGTCCTCAAGGGTAGAACCTCTTGA
- a CDS encoding amidohydrolase family protein produces the protein MQVVDVHVHYHIYLKTIPPHCREFLRNTEGTSFNLRHDNVEISKVLLVPSHPCWSMDCSDGFDVDYEVRKTSDLFMQWGEVNPITCDVERELERQYSKGIVGIKLHPVHHAFSPNSYRPEEGANEKLGLIYRFAEEKKLPLLVHTGTSIGVGSRNKYGNPILLDDVIKDFDVKLILAHAGRPLWYDTAFYLARNYSNVYLEISSIPPRNVLKVLPRLMEIEDKVLYGSDFPAFKGQDLARYAWEVYQYVKSEKILNSNARKILSIRE, from the coding sequence ATGCAAGTAGTGGATGTCCATGTGCATTACCACATTTATCTAAAGACGATCCCCCCTCATTGCAGAGAGTTCCTTAGGAACACTGAAGGAACGTCGTTTAACCTGAGACATGACAATGTGGAAATATCTAAGGTCTTGTTAGTCCCATCTCATCCGTGCTGGAGCATGGACTGCTCTGACGGATTCGATGTTGATTATGAGGTCAGGAAGACAAGCGACCTCTTCATGCAGTGGGGAGAAGTTAACCCAATAACGTGTGACGTGGAGAGGGAACTGGAGAGGCAGTACTCCAAGGGGATAGTGGGAATTAAGCTTCACCCAGTCCATCACGCCTTCAGTCCAAACTCCTATAGACCAGAGGAGGGTGCAAACGAGAAGTTAGGCCTCATTTACAGGTTCGCAGAAGAGAAGAAGCTTCCACTCCTCGTTCACACCGGGACCAGTATAGGGGTGGGAAGCAGAAATAAGTATGGCAACCCGATCCTCTTAGACGACGTTATCAAGGACTTTGACGTAAAACTTATACTTGCACACGCAGGTAGACCGCTCTGGTACGATACGGCGTTCTACCTCGCCAGGAACTACTCCAACGTTTATCTCGAGATATCTTCCATTCCGCCGAGGAACGTGCTTAAGGTTCTCCCTAGACTCATGGAAATTGAGGATAAGGTATTATACGGAAGTGACTTTCCAGCCTTTAAGGGGCAAGATCTGGCCAGATATGCGTGGGAAGTTTATCAGTACGTGAAGAGTGAAAAAATTTTGAACTCCAACGCGAGGAAGATACTCTCAATACGTGAGTAA
- a CDS encoding ParA family protein yields the protein MRISIHGAKGGVGKTTISITLALILAERGGKVVLLDRDNIGFASRISGIEDKGLVKSIVEKSESDPTLTVKVGKGRVTVIKMLGDGPRYEQYIQEILRDDSLKRAFNLKYSQILRSTEFDYFVVDNPSMLQFQDSIVKLDLDVFLSLYPNVEIKRVYVSDSSTLSIWQTVKYAKLAEEGFRIGSALGLVVNMVPPMMEEAKEREVREALEKIDIPVGVITPFYDPLFQYNGELTEFPILPQLRSVPNLLERKFRKDERIIIR from the coding sequence ATGAGGATTTCTATACATGGCGCTAAAGGAGGAGTGGGAAAGACAACGATCTCCATAACGCTAGCGTTAATTTTGGCTGAGAGAGGTGGAAAAGTAGTTCTTCTGGACAGGGATAATATAGGATTTGCTTCTAGGATCTCAGGAATAGAGGATAAAGGTTTAGTAAAAAGTATAGTGGAAAAATCAGAGTCTGATCCCACATTAACCGTGAAGGTTGGAAAGGGTAGGGTTACTGTAATCAAAATGTTGGGCGATGGGCCACGATATGAACAGTACATCCAAGAGATATTAAGGGATGACAGTCTGAAAAGGGCCTTTAATCTTAAGTACAGTCAGATACTCAGGTCAACTGAATTCGATTATTTCGTGGTCGATAATCCGAGCATGCTGCAATTCCAGGATAGTATAGTTAAATTAGATCTCGACGTTTTTCTCTCCTTGTACCCTAACGTGGAGATTAAGAGAGTTTACGTCTCAGACTCATCCACTCTTTCCATATGGCAGACAGTCAAATACGCTAAGTTAGCAGAAGAAGGCTTTCGTATTGGGAGTGCCCTAGGGCTAGTAGTTAACATGGTCCCGCCAATGATGGAGGAGGCAAAGGAGAGGGAAGTGAGGGAAGCCTTAGAAAAGATTGATATCCCAGTAGGAGTCATCACACCTTTCTACGATCCTTTGTTTCAATATAACGGCGAATTAACAGAGTTTCCCATTCTTCCTCAACTGAGATCCGTTCCAAATTTGTTGGAGAGAAAGTTCAGGAAGGACGAGAGGATCATCATTAGATGA
- a CDS encoding PadR family transcriptional regulator, whose translation MSYHWHKRRGLSNLILTVLEKRSHMTGAQIIREIEKITQGLWRPSPGAVYPALDKMESEGLIKVAKVEGAQKFYEITDEGRKLLTPLGSVEVSLKDLEYNVRFILDNWDILTPDLKERLRQIHRELGERL comes from the coding sequence ATGTCTTATCACTGGCACAAGAGAAGGGGGCTCTCCAACCTGATTCTAACAGTCCTGGAAAAGAGGAGTCATATGACGGGGGCCCAAATCATAAGGGAAATCGAAAAGATAACCCAGGGGCTGTGGAGACCCTCACCGGGGGCAGTTTACCCTGCACTGGATAAGATGGAATCTGAAGGACTAATCAAGGTGGCTAAGGTTGAGGGGGCACAAAAGTTCTATGAGATAACCGATGAGGGGAGGAAACTGTTGACACCTCTGGGGAGCGTCGAGGTCTCTCTCAAAGACCTGGAATATAACGTCAGGTTCATTTTAGACAACTGGGACATCCTCACCCCAGACCTTAAGGAGAGGCTAAGACAAATCCATAGGGAGTTGGGGGAGAGGCTGTGA
- a CDS encoding ABC transporter ATP-binding protein: MISVESLSKTFVVGNKIIPAVDDVTFKVERGQIQAIVGHNGAGKTTVLKIISTLIVPDSGTVSVNGFDVVKNPKEVRKILGVMTVSERAFYYRLSGLENLVFFGTIRGLSVFQAKLAAKELMELVGLWEWRDVAYMKYSTGMARKLALARALLTDPQVILMDEPTLGMDPISSREFRRLVQTLSKEKTILLTSHNMVEVEDLAKGVVILNRGKVVAKGSSDELKRAVGLIKVIKAKSPAPDLRKYVVASLGDYFLLRVPHQMEVEGEEIGREQATLEDAFVYLTDEWDSYRDRRRGGRKWAF; this comes from the coding sequence GTGATCTCTGTAGAGAGCTTGAGCAAAACTTTCGTAGTTGGCAATAAGATAATACCGGCAGTTGATGACGTCACATTCAAAGTGGAGAGAGGGCAGATACAGGCTATAGTGGGTCACAACGGGGCTGGGAAGACAACAGTTCTCAAGATAATATCCACTCTCATAGTTCCAGATTCTGGAACGGTTTCGGTGAATGGCTTCGATGTAGTCAAGAACCCTAAAGAAGTGAGGAAGATTCTGGGAGTGATGACGGTAAGCGAAAGGGCGTTTTATTACAGACTCTCAGGTTTGGAGAACCTAGTGTTTTTCGGTACAATTAGGGGACTCTCCGTCTTTCAGGCCAAACTTGCCGCAAAGGAGCTCATGGAGTTAGTTGGGCTATGGGAGTGGAGGGACGTAGCATACATGAAGTACAGTACAGGTATGGCCAGGAAACTTGCCCTGGCGAGGGCACTGCTAACTGATCCTCAAGTTATCCTAATGGACGAACCAACTCTGGGAATGGACCCCATATCTTCAAGGGAATTTAGGAGGTTGGTGCAGACCCTGAGCAAGGAGAAGACGATCCTGTTAACCTCACACAACATGGTTGAGGTGGAAGACTTAGCGAAAGGAGTGGTTATCCTAAATAGGGGTAAGGTCGTTGCTAAAGGATCATCAGATGAACTGAAGAGGGCTGTCGGATTAATAAAAGTCATCAAAGCCAAGAGCCCTGCACCGGACTTAAGGAAGTATGTAGTAGCCTCCTTGGGAGATTATTTCCTATTAAGGGTTCCCCATCAAATGGAAGTGGAAGGTGAGGAGATAGGAAGGGAGCAGGCGACCCTAGAGGATGCCTTCGTGTATCTAACTGATGAGTGGGACTCTTACAGGGACAGAAGGAGAGGAGGGAGGAAATGGGCCTTTTAG
- a CDS encoding ABC transporter permease, translating to MGLLDKIYAYVYLRGFRIWSSYKTQMVLNVLSWVLPVFTYYFVGTSLGGSLVRSVGVANYTAFIVIGLAFQGYVSSTVTTISQRLRNEQVYGTVEYYVLSDGGVLSFLLYSALWGFTINSVTAGVTLGIGYLLGVDYKVNWIATLLILFLLLTSTLGLSMISAGFTMLVKQGNPISFFFSAFTTLMTGTVFPVSILPSWIKDLTLAIPLTWALQGLRMSMLDGYGMMDVKGVIEVLLMFNVVLLTLGIWFYTFSFDRSRKKGTLSEY from the coding sequence ATGGGCCTTTTAGACAAAATTTACGCTTACGTTTACCTCAGGGGTTTCAGGATCTGGAGCAGTTATAAGACCCAAATGGTGCTTAACGTCCTGTCCTGGGTGCTACCTGTATTCACGTACTACTTCGTGGGTACCTCTCTAGGGGGTAGCTTGGTGAGGTCAGTGGGAGTAGCAAACTACACTGCGTTCATAGTGATAGGGTTAGCTTTTCAAGGGTACGTTTCCTCTACCGTAACAACAATTAGCCAGAGGCTAAGGAACGAACAGGTGTACGGCACTGTGGAGTACTACGTGCTGTCTGATGGGGGCGTCCTCTCTTTTCTGTTGTATTCTGCACTATGGGGTTTCACCATAAACTCGGTCACTGCCGGAGTCACTCTAGGGATTGGGTATCTCCTCGGTGTAGACTACAAGGTAAATTGGATAGCGACCCTCTTGATTTTGTTCCTGCTACTGACCTCAACCCTAGGGCTCTCCATGATATCTGCAGGGTTTACCATGCTGGTGAAGCAGGGAAATCCTATATCCTTCTTCTTCTCAGCCTTCACTACATTAATGACGGGTACTGTATTTCCCGTTTCCATTTTACCGTCTTGGATTAAGGACTTGACCTTAGCGATACCACTGACCTGGGCCCTTCAGGGACTAAGGATGAGCATGTTAGACGGATACGGGATGATGGACGTCAAGGGAGTAATAGAAGTTCTTTTGATGTTTAACGTAGTTCTATTGACCCTCGGGATATGGTTTTACACGTTTTCCTTTGACAGGTCTAGGAAAAAGGGTACTCTTAGCGAGTATTAG
- the malA gene encoding alpha-glucosidase MalA — translation MIEIEESQGIYRIRINQPLTPVDFPFSGTRSSMPLESLGLSIKEGNPLTLIKPLHLKEHVVGLGEKAFELDRRRRKYVMYNVDAGAYNKYSDPLYLNIPFFITIYGGEATGYFFNSASKLVIDVGQSEYDKVKVEVPEGELELFVFQGPKIKDVLERYSKLTGLPYLPPKWALGYMISRFSYFPQERIIEMVDALNKDGFKVTGVFLDIDFMDNFKLFTWHPERFPNPNKLIEELHLRDVKVITIVDHSVRADQGYDVFLSGLQEGVFCETEREDLFVGKLWAGNCVYPDFFQEKARKWWENLIAKWTSQGIDGIWLDMNEPTDFTKLFALREIKDCFKESPFHYVFPHDVVHTFKGKKVKHDKLRNAYPYYEAMATYEGMTKVSSKPFILSRSGFAGIQRYAGVWTGDNTSSWNQLRLQLQLVLGISISGVPYVGIDIGGFQGREFPEIENSPEILVRQFQLALFFPFFRTHKNKDGVDTEPIYLPSFHKERVRKVFETRYSFLPYIYSLAEEAHRTGHPIIRPLFYDFQEDEDSYKVEDEYMVGSHVLYAPNISPSEERYVYLPPGRWADFWSGEVMQGWVKTRDELPIYVREGSVLLLSDGEIVLFGEGRTKVDNVLVEYTGGTLRFSAPTLVRSIRVLGKGEVLEVGREVNEVKL, via the coding sequence ATGATAGAAATCGAGGAAAGTCAGGGTATATACAGAATTAGAATAAACCAACCTCTGACACCTGTGGATTTCCCTTTCTCAGGGACCAGGTCATCCATGCCCTTGGAGTCCCTGGGTTTAAGTATTAAAGAAGGCAACCCTCTTACCTTAATTAAACCCCTCCACCTGAAGGAGCACGTGGTAGGTCTTGGAGAGAAGGCGTTTGAGCTTGACAGGAGGAGAAGAAAGTACGTAATGTACAACGTTGATGCTGGAGCTTACAACAAGTACAGCGACCCGCTGTACCTCAATATCCCATTTTTTATTACAATTTATGGTGGCGAGGCTACGGGATACTTCTTCAACTCAGCCTCTAAACTAGTCATTGATGTTGGGCAGAGCGAATATGACAAAGTAAAGGTTGAAGTGCCAGAGGGGGAGCTGGAGCTCTTCGTCTTCCAAGGACCTAAGATTAAAGATGTCCTAGAGAGGTACTCAAAACTGACAGGCTTACCTTACTTACCACCAAAGTGGGCCTTAGGTTACATGATCTCCCGGTTCTCTTACTTCCCACAGGAAAGGATCATTGAGATGGTAGACGCCCTCAACAAGGACGGTTTCAAGGTAACAGGGGTTTTCCTGGATATCGACTTCATGGATAACTTCAAACTATTCACTTGGCACCCAGAGAGGTTCCCCAATCCCAATAAGTTGATAGAGGAACTTCACTTGAGGGATGTCAAGGTAATCACCATAGTGGACCACAGCGTGAGGGCGGACCAGGGATACGACGTGTTCCTATCAGGGCTGCAGGAGGGCGTCTTCTGCGAGACCGAGAGGGAAGACCTCTTCGTGGGCAAGCTCTGGGCAGGGAACTGTGTCTACCCAGACTTCTTTCAGGAGAAGGCTAGGAAATGGTGGGAGAATTTGATAGCAAAGTGGACGTCTCAGGGCATAGACGGAATATGGTTGGACATGAATGAGCCCACGGACTTCACCAAGTTGTTTGCGTTGAGGGAGATTAAGGACTGCTTTAAGGAGAGCCCTTTCCATTACGTCTTCCCACACGATGTAGTTCACACCTTTAAGGGAAAGAAGGTGAAACATGACAAGTTGAGAAACGCTTATCCCTACTATGAGGCAATGGCAACCTACGAGGGTATGACCAAAGTAAGCTCTAAGCCGTTTATCCTGAGCAGATCAGGTTTCGCGGGAATACAAAGGTATGCAGGTGTGTGGACAGGGGACAACACCTCATCCTGGAACCAGCTCAGGCTTCAACTCCAGTTGGTATTGGGAATCTCAATCTCTGGAGTACCTTACGTCGGGATCGACATAGGGGGATTTCAAGGAAGAGAGTTCCCGGAGATAGAGAATTCGCCTGAGATACTTGTGAGGCAATTTCAACTGGCGTTGTTCTTCCCTTTCTTTAGAACTCATAAGAACAAGGATGGAGTGGATACTGAGCCAATTTACCTCCCTTCCTTCCACAAGGAGAGGGTTAGGAAGGTCTTTGAAACTAGATACAGTTTCCTTCCCTATATTTACTCCTTGGCCGAGGAGGCGCATCGTACAGGTCACCCTATAATCAGACCTCTATTTTATGATTTTCAAGAAGACGAAGACAGCTACAAGGTGGAGGATGAATATATGGTCGGGAGTCACGTACTTTACGCTCCCAACATATCACCTTCAGAGGAGAGATACGTTTATCTCCCGCCAGGAAGGTGGGCTGACTTCTGGTCCGGAGAGGTTATGCAAGGCTGGGTGAAGACAAGGGACGAACTTCCAATATATGTGAGGGAGGGTTCAGTGTTACTGCTCTCAGATGGGGAAATTGTCCTGTTCGGAGAGGGGAGGACCAAGGTGGACAACGTTCTGGTGGAATACACTGGTGGAACGCTGAGGTTCAGCGCCCCAACGTTAGTTAGGTCTATAAGGGTATTGGGTAAAGGAGAGGTCCTCGAGGTCGGAAGGGAAGTAAACGAAGTCAAGTTGTAA